A region from the Diorhabda sublineata isolate icDioSubl1.1 chromosome X, icDioSubl1.1, whole genome shotgun sequence genome encodes:
- the LOC130451010 gene encoding zinc finger protein 184-like isoform X3: MRSIFDRYEDPYQSHRFDEMLMACASVQVVSGDDFPSLICEICVEQLVKAYFFKKQVEQVDDDLKKHAKFLEELENFQFTDSFDIFDALLNEAATNDAITGEAIPHEELGIDFDLQSININEILSEFEKFDKTFSTVENQQFVKALHTREIFQNDQCDEEFTSIEEPQRHEQSHTIVYVCKICRQTLERKEHLKFHMLTHLTEGMFSEVRDCFELQQVEVTAIIGSDKEKAASEISSRKESIHNDGFIEGGDIVNNSDKVVECNKNRKDIENGEEENNEDGTGVDLYQGQKSVEEEQALINEDVHTENNVVDDIRENQKNVELEEKLSINEDEYIENNEVDDVWERQMSIEIEEDKLSIDEEEYIENIKIEVEGCGSENNCDSDKENNDLDYLHQKKASPLVKHQRENVDSHPKPININVGASKSHETVKREVTKKNTRNRTFPCPVCNEMFNAMAKLDRHVKISHKGTKIYKCNSCNKEFSRSDHLNRHTVTHSTTKPFHCTMCLKNFSRSDSFKLHQKQHELCNECCKICKGTFLSKSLLIEHMKTHQDHSKNFLCFVCGKTFSRKDNLHTHLKRHRGEKTFKCEYCKKGFIRLSELNIHKKYHTGEKNYLCPFCGRGFTV, encoded by the exons ATGCGGTCGATCTTCGATCGATATGAAGATCCGTATCAGAGTCACCGTTTCGACGAGATGCTTATGGCTTGCGCTTCAGTTCAG gtGGTAAGTGGAGATGATTTCCCTTCTTTGATATGCGAAATATGTGTGGAACAATTGGTAAAagcttattttttcaaaaaacaagtGGAACAAGTAGATGATGATTTAAAAAAGCACgcaaaatttttggaagaaCTAGAAAACTTCCAATTTACAG attcatttgatatttttgatgcTTTATTAAATGAAGCAGCTACAAATGATGCAATCACTGGGGAAGCTATACCTCATGAAGAACTTGGAATTGACTTTGATCTGCAAAGTATAAACATCAATGAAATACTCTCTGAGTttgagaaatttgataaaacctTTTCTACAGTggag AATCAACAATTCGTCAAAGCTCTTCACACacgagaaatatttcaaaatgatcaATGTGATGAAGAATTTACAAGTATTGAAGAACCACAACGCCATGAACAATCCCACACAATTGTTTATGTTTGCAAAATTTGCAGACAAACTTTGGAAAGAAAGGaacatttgaaatttcacatgCTAACACATTTAACAGAGGGAATGTTCTCAG aaGTAAGGGATTGCTTTGAACTGCAACAAGTAGAGGTTACTGCAATAATAGGAAGTGATAAAGAAAAG GCCGCAAGTGAAATTTCCAGTCGAAAAGAAAGTATTCACAATGATGGATTTATTGAGGGTGGAGATATTGTGAATAATAGCGATAAAGTTgtagaatgtaataaaaatagaaaagataTTGAGAatggagaagaagaaaataatgaagatggTACTGGAGTTGATTTGTATCAAGGCcaaaaaagtgttgaagaaGAACAAGCTTTAATTAACGAAGATGTGCATACTGAAAATAATGTAGTTGATGATATAcgggaaaatcaaaaaaatgttgaacttgaagaaaaattgtcaattaaCGAAGATGAGTATATTGAGAATAATGAGGTTGATGATGTGTGGGAACGCCAAATGAGtattgaaattgaagaagacaAATTGTCAATTGACGAAGAAgagtatattgaaaatattaaaattgaagttGAAGGTTGTG GCTCAGAGAATAACTGTGATTctgataaagaaaataatgatttggaTTATCTTCATCAAAAAAAGGCATCGCCACTTGTCAAACATCAAAGAGAAAATGTTGACTCTCATCCTAAACCAATCAATATAAATGTAGGAGCAAGTAAAAGTCATGAAACGGTAAAAAGAGaagtgacaaaaaaaaatacaagaaatagaACTTTTCCATGTCCGGTTTGCAATGAAATGTTTAATGCCATGGCTAAATTGGACCGTCATgtaaaaattagtcacaaagGAACCAAG atatacaAATGTAATTCATGCAATAAAGAGTTCTCCAGATCTGATCACCTAAACAGACACACTGTTACGCATTCAACTACTAAACCGTTCCATTGTACCATGTGTCTCAAAAATTTTAGCAGGAGCGATTCTTTTAAACTACATCAGAAGCAGCATGAG CTATGTAATGAATGTTGTAAAATATGCAAAGGAACTTTCTTGTCTAAATCTCTATTGATTGAACATATGAAAACCCACCAAGATCATTCCAAGAACTTCCTGTGTTTTGTATGTGGAAAAACATTTTCCAGAAAAGATAATTTGCATACACACTTGAAACGTCATAGAGGAGAGAAAACATTTAAATGTGAATATTGTAAAAAAG GTTTCATAAGATTAAGTGAActgaatattcataaaaaataccaTACTGGCGAAAAGAACTATTTATGTCCATTTTGTGGTAGAGGATTC actGTATAA
- the LOC130451010 gene encoding zinc finger protein 271-like isoform X2, protein MRSIFDRYEDPYQSHRFDEMLMACASVQVVSGDDFPSLICEICVEQLVKAYFFKKQVEQVDDDLKKHAKFLEELENFQFTDSFDIFDALLNEAATNDAITGEAIPHEELGIDFDLQSININEILSEFEKFDKTFSTVENQQFVKALHTREIFQNDQCDEEFTSIEEPQRHEQSHTIVYVCKICRQTLERKEHLKFHMLTHLTEGMFSEVRDCFELQQVEVTAIIGSDKEKAASEISSRKESIHNDGFIEGGDIVNNSDKVVECNKNRKDIENGEEENNEDGTGVDLYQGQKSVEEEQALINEDVHTENNVVDDIRENQKNVELEEKLSINEDEYIENNEVDDVWERQMSIEIEEDKLSIDEEEYIENIKIEVEGSENNCDSDKENNDLDYLHQKKASPLVKHQRENVDSHPKPININVGASKSHETVKREVTKKNTRNRTFPCPVCNEMFNAMAKLDRHVKISHKGTKIYKCNSCNKEFSRSDHLNRHTVTHSTTKPFHCTMCLKNFSRSDSFKLHQKQHELCNECCKICKGTFLSKSLLIEHMKTHQDHSKNFLCFVCGKTFSRKDNLHTHLKRHRGEKTFKCEYCKKGFIRLSELNIHKKYHTGEKNYLCPFCGRGFVRLYNLTVHMRTHIDEESYQCNAAIAQSKDLKNHKLLHSHERYKCKLCTEGFNKAILLTRHVRTVHAQLQSKSG, encoded by the exons ATGCGGTCGATCTTCGATCGATATGAAGATCCGTATCAGAGTCACCGTTTCGACGAGATGCTTATGGCTTGCGCTTCAGTTCAG gtGGTAAGTGGAGATGATTTCCCTTCTTTGATATGCGAAATATGTGTGGAACAATTGGTAAAagcttattttttcaaaaaacaagtGGAACAAGTAGATGATGATTTAAAAAAGCACgcaaaatttttggaagaaCTAGAAAACTTCCAATTTACAG attcatttgatatttttgatgcTTTATTAAATGAAGCAGCTACAAATGATGCAATCACTGGGGAAGCTATACCTCATGAAGAACTTGGAATTGACTTTGATCTGCAAAGTATAAACATCAATGAAATACTCTCTGAGTttgagaaatttgataaaacctTTTCTACAGTggag AATCAACAATTCGTCAAAGCTCTTCACACacgagaaatatttcaaaatgatcaATGTGATGAAGAATTTACAAGTATTGAAGAACCACAACGCCATGAACAATCCCACACAATTGTTTATGTTTGCAAAATTTGCAGACAAACTTTGGAAAGAAAGGaacatttgaaatttcacatgCTAACACATTTAACAGAGGGAATGTTCTCAG aaGTAAGGGATTGCTTTGAACTGCAACAAGTAGAGGTTACTGCAATAATAGGAAGTGATAAAGAAAAG GCCGCAAGTGAAATTTCCAGTCGAAAAGAAAGTATTCACAATGATGGATTTATTGAGGGTGGAGATATTGTGAATAATAGCGATAAAGTTgtagaatgtaataaaaatagaaaagataTTGAGAatggagaagaagaaaataatgaagatggTACTGGAGTTGATTTGTATCAAGGCcaaaaaagtgttgaagaaGAACAAGCTTTAATTAACGAAGATGTGCATACTGAAAATAATGTAGTTGATGATATAcgggaaaatcaaaaaaatgttgaacttgaagaaaaattgtcaattaaCGAAGATGAGTATATTGAGAATAATGAGGTTGATGATGTGTGGGAACGCCAAATGAGtattgaaattgaagaagacaAATTGTCAATTGACGAAGAAgagtatattgaaaatattaaaattgaagttGAAG GCTCAGAGAATAACTGTGATTctgataaagaaaataatgatttggaTTATCTTCATCAAAAAAAGGCATCGCCACTTGTCAAACATCAAAGAGAAAATGTTGACTCTCATCCTAAACCAATCAATATAAATGTAGGAGCAAGTAAAAGTCATGAAACGGTAAAAAGAGaagtgacaaaaaaaaatacaagaaatagaACTTTTCCATGTCCGGTTTGCAATGAAATGTTTAATGCCATGGCTAAATTGGACCGTCATgtaaaaattagtcacaaagGAACCAAG atatacaAATGTAATTCATGCAATAAAGAGTTCTCCAGATCTGATCACCTAAACAGACACACTGTTACGCATTCAACTACTAAACCGTTCCATTGTACCATGTGTCTCAAAAATTTTAGCAGGAGCGATTCTTTTAAACTACATCAGAAGCAGCATGAG CTATGTAATGAATGTTGTAAAATATGCAAAGGAACTTTCTTGTCTAAATCTCTATTGATTGAACATATGAAAACCCACCAAGATCATTCCAAGAACTTCCTGTGTTTTGTATGTGGAAAAACATTTTCCAGAAAAGATAATTTGCATACACACTTGAAACGTCATAGAGGAGAGAAAACATTTAAATGTGAATATTGTAAAAAAG GTTTCATAAGATTAAGTGAActgaatattcataaaaaataccaTACTGGCGAAAAGAACTATTTATGTCCATTTTGTGGTAGAGGATTCGTAAG actGTATAATCTTACTGTTCATATGAGAACACATATTGATGAAGAATCATACCAGTGTAATGCTGCCATCGCTCAGAGTAAGGATCTTAAGAATCACAAACTACTCCACAGCCACGAGAGATACAAATGTAAATTATGTACTGAAGGTTTCAACAAGGCTATATTGTTGACACGACATGTGAGAACTGTACATG CTCAGTTGCAATCAAAATCGGGTTAA
- the LOC130451010 gene encoding zinc finger protein 420-like isoform X1, with protein MRSIFDRYEDPYQSHRFDEMLMACASVQVVSGDDFPSLICEICVEQLVKAYFFKKQVEQVDDDLKKHAKFLEELENFQFTDSFDIFDALLNEAATNDAITGEAIPHEELGIDFDLQSININEILSEFEKFDKTFSTVENQQFVKALHTREIFQNDQCDEEFTSIEEPQRHEQSHTIVYVCKICRQTLERKEHLKFHMLTHLTEGMFSEVRDCFELQQVEVTAIIGSDKEKAASEISSRKESIHNDGFIEGGDIVNNSDKVVECNKNRKDIENGEEENNEDGTGVDLYQGQKSVEEEQALINEDVHTENNVVDDIRENQKNVELEEKLSINEDEYIENNEVDDVWERQMSIEIEEDKLSIDEEEYIENIKIEVEGCGSENNCDSDKENNDLDYLHQKKASPLVKHQRENVDSHPKPININVGASKSHETVKREVTKKNTRNRTFPCPVCNEMFNAMAKLDRHVKISHKGTKIYKCNSCNKEFSRSDHLNRHTVTHSTTKPFHCTMCLKNFSRSDSFKLHQKQHELCNECCKICKGTFLSKSLLIEHMKTHQDHSKNFLCFVCGKTFSRKDNLHTHLKRHRGEKTFKCEYCKKGFIRLSELNIHKKYHTGEKNYLCPFCGRGFVRLYNLTVHMRTHIDEESYQCNAAIAQSKDLKNHKLLHSHERYKCKLCTEGFNKAILLTRHVRTVHAQLQSKSG; from the exons ATGCGGTCGATCTTCGATCGATATGAAGATCCGTATCAGAGTCACCGTTTCGACGAGATGCTTATGGCTTGCGCTTCAGTTCAG gtGGTAAGTGGAGATGATTTCCCTTCTTTGATATGCGAAATATGTGTGGAACAATTGGTAAAagcttattttttcaaaaaacaagtGGAACAAGTAGATGATGATTTAAAAAAGCACgcaaaatttttggaagaaCTAGAAAACTTCCAATTTACAG attcatttgatatttttgatgcTTTATTAAATGAAGCAGCTACAAATGATGCAATCACTGGGGAAGCTATACCTCATGAAGAACTTGGAATTGACTTTGATCTGCAAAGTATAAACATCAATGAAATACTCTCTGAGTttgagaaatttgataaaacctTTTCTACAGTggag AATCAACAATTCGTCAAAGCTCTTCACACacgagaaatatttcaaaatgatcaATGTGATGAAGAATTTACAAGTATTGAAGAACCACAACGCCATGAACAATCCCACACAATTGTTTATGTTTGCAAAATTTGCAGACAAACTTTGGAAAGAAAGGaacatttgaaatttcacatgCTAACACATTTAACAGAGGGAATGTTCTCAG aaGTAAGGGATTGCTTTGAACTGCAACAAGTAGAGGTTACTGCAATAATAGGAAGTGATAAAGAAAAG GCCGCAAGTGAAATTTCCAGTCGAAAAGAAAGTATTCACAATGATGGATTTATTGAGGGTGGAGATATTGTGAATAATAGCGATAAAGTTgtagaatgtaataaaaatagaaaagataTTGAGAatggagaagaagaaaataatgaagatggTACTGGAGTTGATTTGTATCAAGGCcaaaaaagtgttgaagaaGAACAAGCTTTAATTAACGAAGATGTGCATACTGAAAATAATGTAGTTGATGATATAcgggaaaatcaaaaaaatgttgaacttgaagaaaaattgtcaattaaCGAAGATGAGTATATTGAGAATAATGAGGTTGATGATGTGTGGGAACGCCAAATGAGtattgaaattgaagaagacaAATTGTCAATTGACGAAGAAgagtatattgaaaatattaaaattgaagttGAAGGTTGTG GCTCAGAGAATAACTGTGATTctgataaagaaaataatgatttggaTTATCTTCATCAAAAAAAGGCATCGCCACTTGTCAAACATCAAAGAGAAAATGTTGACTCTCATCCTAAACCAATCAATATAAATGTAGGAGCAAGTAAAAGTCATGAAACGGTAAAAAGAGaagtgacaaaaaaaaatacaagaaatagaACTTTTCCATGTCCGGTTTGCAATGAAATGTTTAATGCCATGGCTAAATTGGACCGTCATgtaaaaattagtcacaaagGAACCAAG atatacaAATGTAATTCATGCAATAAAGAGTTCTCCAGATCTGATCACCTAAACAGACACACTGTTACGCATTCAACTACTAAACCGTTCCATTGTACCATGTGTCTCAAAAATTTTAGCAGGAGCGATTCTTTTAAACTACATCAGAAGCAGCATGAG CTATGTAATGAATGTTGTAAAATATGCAAAGGAACTTTCTTGTCTAAATCTCTATTGATTGAACATATGAAAACCCACCAAGATCATTCCAAGAACTTCCTGTGTTTTGTATGTGGAAAAACATTTTCCAGAAAAGATAATTTGCATACACACTTGAAACGTCATAGAGGAGAGAAAACATTTAAATGTGAATATTGTAAAAAAG GTTTCATAAGATTAAGTGAActgaatattcataaaaaataccaTACTGGCGAAAAGAACTATTTATGTCCATTTTGTGGTAGAGGATTCGTAAG actGTATAATCTTACTGTTCATATGAGAACACATATTGATGAAGAATCATACCAGTGTAATGCTGCCATCGCTCAGAGTAAGGATCTTAAGAATCACAAACTACTCCACAGCCACGAGAGATACAAATGTAAATTATGTACTGAAGGTTTCAACAAGGCTATATTGTTGACACGACATGTGAGAACTGTACATG CTCAGTTGCAATCAAAATCGGGTTAA